The genome window ACTTCATTGCATTTTCGGAAAGCAATGGCATTCCAAAGCTGTCGAAGAGCAGCCTGGACGCATTGCCGATCATCAAAAAAGCAGGTGTAGAATTGATTAATGTGGACAAGATTGAGGAACCAGCTAACACACAGGAAATATGCTTCTGAAAAAAAACATCCCCGTCAGATACATCTTTGGCAAGATCAAATACGAAATACTGTTTGTGGCCATTTATGGATTTGCAATTGAAGTGATTTACAAAAACTTCAACATTACAGACATTTCAATTCCAATGACCGTCCCAACGGTGCTCGGAACAATCATCTCCCTGCTGCTCGCATTCCGGTCCAACCAGGCTTACGACCGCTGGTGGGAAGCGCGCCAGATCTGGGGTGCGATCGTTAACGATTCGAGGACATTAGCACGTCAGGTCATGTTTTTAATCGACGATCCTTACGATCCGGATCAGATAGAAGGTTTTAAAAACCGCATTATCAAACGACAAATAGCCTGGTGTTATGCATTAGCGCATGGTTTGCGGAAAGAAGATCCTATGCCAGACATTGAAAAATATGTTTCGCCGGAAGAGAGCGAATCTCTGCAAGATTATGATAATAAGCATGTTGGCCTTATCCAGTTGCATGCCCGTGATTATAACAATGCATTGAAGCAAGGCTGGGTGAATCCTTATCAGCAAATCGAAATGGATGCAACATTGACGCGCCTTGTAGATTCAATGGGAAAATGTGAACGTATCAAAAACACCGTTTTTCCATCTACATATAGTCTGTACATTCATCTGGCATTGCACTTCTTCATATTGTTGCTCCCGTTCGGACTTGTTGAACTCTTTGGTTTTCTGATGGTTCCTGTGCTGATCGTCATAACAGGCTGCTTTTTCCTGATTGAAAAAATGGCCATTCATTTACAGGATCCGTTTGAAAATAAGCCCACAGATACGCCAATGCTGACTATTTCAAGGAACATTGAGCGCGATCTGAAACAAATGATGCGCGATAAACAAATGCCGGTAGCAGTTCAGCAGCCATCGCATTTCTATGTCCTTTAATCATTAAGGAAACCCCTCTTTTTGCCTTAAATTATTTGATAATTAACTAGGAACTTGTTCTATGACTTTAAAAAAGACTTCCGCCTGGAAGTCTTTTTTATTGATCCCTTTTCGCTTATATTTGAAGTTTTCCAAATTGTTAAGAGCCTGTTAAATCGAATTAGCGGCTCTTTACCAGCACTTCACGCCTACCCAACCGTAACAGAATGAAAGTTTCTCCCACCGAGCCGTTTAAAATTGTTTATTCCATTCTCAATCATGAATTTTTGGGATACATTTTTGAATCCTTTGTGGTCCAACTGAACAATCAGGGCGATTTTTCATTCCAGATCCAGAACATTTCATCCAAGAATATCAAAGAATTCCGCACCGGTATTGACCAGCGTGATGTGGAACTCGTAGGGTTGATTGACGACATTCAGCAAGATGTTATTCTTCGAAAATTCAATCCCAAAAAACTGAATGCCGTAGACTTTTTCCTGAAAGTTTATGACGCGCAAAAAGGCGATAAGGCGACTCAGGAAACCATTGCGGCTTATCTTGAAAATTGTAAAGCCAAGATACTCGAAAGGCTTAGCGGCAAAGAGATTTTTATTATGGGTAGCGATGGAAACCCATTGTGGAAACCGGTTTTCTGGGAGCCGGAAAAAGCTACGATCCGCTTTCACTTTATCCGAAACGAGGATAACACACATTATTTCCCTACAATCCGTCACAAATATCAAAAGGTTGATTTTCAATATAAAAATGCCTTCCTGATTTGCGAAGAACCCGCCTGGCTCGTTGTGGACGGACATTTGCTGCATTTTGAAGGTCACGTGGATGGCAAAAAGATCAAACCATTCCTCGCCAAAAAATTCATTGCCATTCCCGGACAGGTGGAAGAACAATATTATGGCAGGTTTGTGGCTCCGCTGATAGCCTCCTATGATGTGGTGGCCAGAGGTTTTGAGATCAGAAATGTCTCATCAACGCCTAAAACTGTCCTGACAATCTCGGAATATAGCTCAAATAAAAAGGTTCCGGTCATTTTCCAGGATGGGGATGTGGATGTGATGGAGGAAGAAGAGGACAATGATGTGGCATTCGATTTGTCATTTCAATATGCCAATTTCTCCTTCCACTACGACAGTTTTGCGCATGCGTCGAGCGTGCATATGGAGAAAAAGAATAATGATTATGTCTTTAATAAGGTTAAACGCAGCATTGAAGCAGAAAGCCAGCATGTGGCGCTGCTGAAAGACTGGGGCCTCAATATACGAAACGGCAATATCCAGATGCCAAAGTCACAGGCTTTTGGCTGGCTGCAAAGCAATGCGAATACACTGGCTGAAAATGGTATTTCCGTCCGTCAGAATACGAGTGACGCTAAGCGCTATTTTCTGGGTTATTCCTCCATTGATATTTCCATTCAGGAAGGCCGGGATTGGTTTGATATCAATGCAAAAGTGAAATTCGGTGAGTTTGAAATTCCTTTTATTCAGCTAAGAAGCTATATACTCAACCGTAAGAAGGAATTTTTGCTTCCTAATGGTGAAATTGCGGTGATCCCCGAATGGTGGTTTACCAAATATTCAGAATTTTTCTCTTTCACGGAGCACGATGGCGATGACGATCCTTTGCGGCTGCGTATGCACCATCTTGCATTGGTCCAGGAGCTAAAAGAAGAGAACCTTGCCACAGCCACGATCAGCCGGAAACTTGAAAATCTGCGGGATTTCAATCACATTGAGGCAGTTGAGCCACCATTACATTTCGAAGGAACATTGCGTCCTTACCAAAAGACCGGTTATGACTGGTTAAGGTTTTTGAAACAATATCGCTTCGGCGGATGTCTTGCGGATGATATGGGTTTGGGGAAAACCGTGCAAACGCTGGCATTGCTCCAAGCCGAAAAGGAAACAGGCGTAAAAGAGCCTTCCATGCTCATTATGCCCACTTCGCTGCTCTATAACTGGCAGTTAGAGGCAAAACGCTTTACGCCGGACATGAAAGTATTGCTATATACCGGCACAAACCGTGAAAAAGACACCGCCCAGTTCGATCATTACGACTTAATCCTGACATCCTACGGAATTGTCCGGCTGGACATTGATTTCATCCAGTCTTACCGTTTCAATTACGTGATCCTGGACGAGTCCCAGGCCATTAAAAACCCTGCTTCCATCATTACCAAGGCGGTTAAGAAGCTCAATGCAGCAAACAGGCTGGTTTTGACGGGCACGCCGATTGAGAATAATACATTGGATCTCTGGTCTCAAATGTCATTCGTGAACCCGGGTTTGCTGGGCAGCCAGTCGTTTTTCAGGGATGAATTTCAGGTTCCCATTGAGAAGCGCGGGGATGAGGAGAAGACAAAAAGGCTGTACAATCTCATTAAGCCATTCATATTAAGAAGGTTAAAATCGCAGGTCGCTACTGATTTACCAGAAAAGGTTGAAAGCATTCAATACTGCGATATGTCCGATGAGCAGGAAAAAGCTTACGAAGAAGCAAAAGCATACTATCGCAACCTGATCCTGCAAAGCATTGATAATGATGGTATTTCGAAATCACAACTCGTTGTTCTGCAAGGCCTGACTAAACTCCGGCAGCTGGCCAATCATCCATTAATGGTTGATCCGGAATATTCACACGGCTCCGGCAAGTTTGAAGATGTGCTTTACAAGATGCAAACCGCTATCAGCGAAAATCACAAAATATTGATTTTCAGCCAATACATTAAGCACCTCGATCTGTTCCGCCAGTTTCTGAACGAAAAAGAGATCACCTACGCTTACCTCGACGGCTCAACCAAAAACCGCCAGGAGCAAGTGGAACTCTTTCAAAACAACAACGACATTAAAATATTCCTGATCTCGCTAAAAGCCGGAGGCTTAGGCCTCAATCTCACAGCCGCAGATTACGTTTTCATCCTCGACCCCTGGTGGAACCCCGCCATAGAAGCCCAAGCCGTAGACCGCGCCCACCGCATCGGCCAGGACCGAACAGTCTTTACTTATAAGTTTATTACTAAAAATTCGGTTGAGGAGAAGATTCTAGCACTTCAAAGAACCAAGAAGCAGCTGGCGGATGATCTGATTTCGAATGAGGAAGGATTTATTAAGTCGCTGAGCCGGGAGGATGTATTGAATTTGTTGGCATGACCCCTTAAAACCCTGTCAGCCTGAGCGGAGTCGAAGGCGCGCTACTGGCAAGTAACGCGCCTTCGACCGCCCGGCGGCCCGGTCCGCTCAGGCTGACAGGGCTGTATTCAAGCTGACAAGCTAGCAACTCTTATTCTAAACCGACAACGCCGAGGCCTCTCTGCTAATCAACGCCTCTCTATCCGGCCCGGTTGAAATAAACGTAATCGGCAGCTTCAACTCTTCTTCCAAAAACTTCACGTAAGCCAGCAACTCCTCTGGAATGGCATCGAAATCGTGGATTCCGTCTAATGACTGCTGCCATCCTTTGAAATCTTTGTAAACCGGCTCCACCGTTTCGTCACAAAGGTCGTATGGCAAATGGTCGGTCAATGTGCCGTCTGGCAGGCGGTAGTTGGTGCAGACGCGGATGTTGTCAAAAATAGTTAACACATCCACTTTCATCATAATCAATTGCGTGACGCCATTGATCATGATCGCATATTTCAATGCAGGCAAATCGAGCCAGCCGCAGCGGCGTGGGCGTCCGGTTGTGGCGCCGAATTCGCGGCCTTCCTGACGCATTTTTTCACCTGTTTCTTCTAATAATTCTGTTGGGAATGGGCCGCTTCCCACGCGTGTGCAGTAAGCTTTGAAAATCCCGAAAACCTCTCCTACCTGGCTCGGCGCGATACCCAAACCTGTGCAGGCACCAGCCGTCATTGTAGTAGAGCTTGTTACAAAAGGATAAGAACCGAAATCGATATCTAGCAATGATCCTTGTGCGCCTTCTGCCAAAACAGTTTTCGAAGCTGCTAATGCTTCATTGACAACATATTCGCTATCAACCAGCGTGAATTGCTTCATAAATTCGATCGCACCGAAGAAGTTCTCTTCCGATTTTGGAAGCACTTCTGAGTAATCGAATGCATAAAAATCAAGGATGGTTTTATGTGCGTCAACCAGCCTTTTATATTTATCAGCAAAGTTTGGAGAAAGCACATCGCCTACGCGAAGGCCCAATCTTGCCACCTTATCCTGATAAGCAGGACCAATTCCTCTCAATGTTGAACCGATCTTGGAATCACCTTTCGAGCGCTCATAAGCAGCGTCAAGCAGCGAATGGGTAGGAACAATAATCGATGCTTTTTTAGAAACAAAAAGATTACTGATCAGGTCAAGATTGTATTTTCCAAGATTTTCAATTTCTCTTTTGAAGACGATCGGGTCCAAAACAACGCCGTTCCCGATAATGTTCTGGATATCGCTGCGGAAAATGCCTGATGGAATTTGGTGCAAAACGTGCTTGATCCCGTCAAACTCCAAGGTGTGTCCCGCATTAGGTCCTCCCTGAAAACGGGCTACAACCTGATAACGTGGCGCGAGAACGTCCACAATCTTACCTTTTCCCTCGTCTCCCCATTGAAGACCAAGTAATACGTCAACTTTCATTCAATTTATGATTACTGAAACTAATATGGTGTAAGGTTGGCCAGGCAAACGAATGCTGCCCGGCCCAATGTTTTATTATCTGTCTTCGTAAACCGCAGAAGTTTCCCGAACCTCGTTCCGGTTCTGGCAGTTTTCTTTGGTGCAGTTGCCGTAAAAAATAAGTGAGTGATGCATTACACTGAAATTCAGCATTTCACCCACCATATTCTGGATCGACTGAATGCGTGGATCGCAGAATTCCATCACTTTATGGCAATCCGTGCAGATCAGGTGATCGTGCTGCTTGTTACCATAGGATTTTTCAAACTGCGCCAGATTTTTACCGAACTGATGCTTGGTAACCAGGTCACAATCCACGAGAACATCCAATGTATTGTAAACAGTCGCGCGGCTCACCCGGTAACGCTTGTTTTTCATGCTGATGTAAAGCTCGTCTACATCGAAGTGATCTTCCCTGGTGTAGATCTCTTCCAGGATCGCAAAACGCTCAGGCGTTTTGCGCAGTCCTTTATTTTCCAGGTAAGCCGTTAAGATTTTCTTTGCGGCTTCAAAATTCGGTTTGCTGGCTTGTGGCATATCTCTGATATTCTTGCGCGAAAATACGCTTTTTTACTTAAATCACAGTCACTTTCACAGTCTTAGTTCTGACCATCCAGTTTTATAACACCTTAGTATGTGAATGGTTCCTTGCGGCTATTTGCCGTTCAGGTTGGTGTCAAAACGCTGCACATTGTACACACCCTCCACCTGCTCC of Dyadobacter chenhuakuii contains these proteins:
- a CDS encoding bestrophin family protein, translating into MLLKKNIPVRYIFGKIKYEILFVAIYGFAIEVIYKNFNITDISIPMTVPTVLGTIISLLLAFRSNQAYDRWWEARQIWGAIVNDSRTLARQVMFLIDDPYDPDQIEGFKNRIIKRQIAWCYALAHGLRKEDPMPDIEKYVSPEESESLQDYDNKHVGLIQLHARDYNNALKQGWVNPYQQIEMDATLTRLVDSMGKCERIKNTVFPSTYSLYIHLALHFFILLLPFGLVELFGFLMVPVLIVITGCFFLIEKMAIHLQDPFENKPTDTPMLTISRNIERDLKQMMRDKQMPVAVQQPSHFYVL
- a CDS encoding DEAD/DEAH box helicase, which gives rise to MKVSPTEPFKIVYSILNHEFLGYIFESFVVQLNNQGDFSFQIQNISSKNIKEFRTGIDQRDVELVGLIDDIQQDVILRKFNPKKLNAVDFFLKVYDAQKGDKATQETIAAYLENCKAKILERLSGKEIFIMGSDGNPLWKPVFWEPEKATIRFHFIRNEDNTHYFPTIRHKYQKVDFQYKNAFLICEEPAWLVVDGHLLHFEGHVDGKKIKPFLAKKFIAIPGQVEEQYYGRFVAPLIASYDVVARGFEIRNVSSTPKTVLTISEYSSNKKVPVIFQDGDVDVMEEEEDNDVAFDLSFQYANFSFHYDSFAHASSVHMEKKNNDYVFNKVKRSIEAESQHVALLKDWGLNIRNGNIQMPKSQAFGWLQSNANTLAENGISVRQNTSDAKRYFLGYSSIDISIQEGRDWFDINAKVKFGEFEIPFIQLRSYILNRKKEFLLPNGEIAVIPEWWFTKYSEFFSFTEHDGDDDPLRLRMHHLALVQELKEENLATATISRKLENLRDFNHIEAVEPPLHFEGTLRPYQKTGYDWLRFLKQYRFGGCLADDMGLGKTVQTLALLQAEKETGVKEPSMLIMPTSLLYNWQLEAKRFTPDMKVLLYTGTNREKDTAQFDHYDLILTSYGIVRLDIDFIQSYRFNYVILDESQAIKNPASIITKAVKKLNAANRLVLTGTPIENNTLDLWSQMSFVNPGLLGSQSFFRDEFQVPIEKRGDEEKTKRLYNLIKPFILRRLKSQVATDLPEKVESIQYCDMSDEQEKAYEEAKAYYRNLILQSIDNDGISKSQLVVLQGLTKLRQLANHPLMVDPEYSHGSGKFEDVLYKMQTAISENHKILIFSQYIKHLDLFRQFLNEKEITYAYLDGSTKNRQEQVELFQNNNDIKIFLISLKAGGLGLNLTAADYVFILDPWWNPAIEAQAVDRAHRIGQDRTVFTYKFITKNSVEEKILALQRTKKQLADDLISNEEGFIKSLSREDVLNLLA
- a CDS encoding adenylosuccinate synthase translates to MKVDVLLGLQWGDEGKGKIVDVLAPRYQVVARFQGGPNAGHTLEFDGIKHVLHQIPSGIFRSDIQNIIGNGVVLDPIVFKREIENLGKYNLDLISNLFVSKKASIIVPTHSLLDAAYERSKGDSKIGSTLRGIGPAYQDKVARLGLRVGDVLSPNFADKYKRLVDAHKTILDFYAFDYSEVLPKSEENFFGAIEFMKQFTLVDSEYVVNEALAASKTVLAEGAQGSLLDIDFGSYPFVTSSTTMTAGACTGLGIAPSQVGEVFGIFKAYCTRVGSGPFPTELLEETGEKMRQEGREFGATTGRPRRCGWLDLPALKYAIMINGVTQLIMMKVDVLTIFDNIRVCTNYRLPDGTLTDHLPYDLCDETVEPVYKDFKGWQQSLDGIHDFDAIPEELLAYVKFLEEELKLPITFISTGPDREALISREASALSV
- a CDS encoding Fur family transcriptional regulator: MPQASKPNFEAAKKILTAYLENKGLRKTPERFAILEEIYTREDHFDVDELYISMKNKRYRVSRATVYNTLDVLVDCDLVTKHQFGKNLAQFEKSYGNKQHDHLICTDCHKVMEFCDPRIQSIQNMVGEMLNFSVMHHSLIFYGNCTKENCQNRNEVRETSAVYEDR